Genomic segment of Acidobacteriota bacterium:
GCGGGGATGGACGGTCGGTCGTTCTCCATCGATGTCCGCTCGAGCGTGCCGGTCGTGGCCGAGCGCGCCATGTACTTCTCGACCTGGCGGATGTGGGAAGGGGGGCATGCGTCCTCTGGCGCGCCGGTGGCCTCGACGCGCTGGTTGTTCGCCGAGGGCGTCACCGGAGATTTCGACACGTTCCTGCTGCTCGGGAATCCCGAGTACGCGTCCGCGAACGTTGAGGTGGAATTCCTCAAGCCTGACGGCAACGTCGTCAGGAAGGCGTTCAGCGTGGCCGGCCGGTCGCGCCGGACCGTGCACGTCAACGTGCTCGACGAAGCCCTGCGATGGACATCCTTTTCGGCTTCGGTCACCTCGGACGTGCCGATCGTCGCCGAGCGCGCGTCCTACTGGTCGTGGCCGGGACTCGGGTGGCACGAAGGCCATGCGACCCGGGGTCTCGAGAGTCCGGGCGTCCACTGGGCCTTGGCCGATGTCCGCGCCGATCCGGCAACCATGGCGGAAACCTACGTCCTGGTGGCGAATCTCGACTCGACACGCGTCGCCACCTTGCGGCTCTCCTGGTTCGACGACGCGGGACCGGTCGGCGAACAGATCGTGTACGTCGCCCCGGCGAGCCGGGCGACGATCCACGTGCCGATGTGGGCCACGACGCGGGGAGGCCTTGGCCTCCTCGTGGAGTCGGTCGACGAAGTACCGATCATCGTGGAGCGGGCGACTTACTGGGGTGGAACTCAGAACGGGTGGCCGGCCGGTGCCGCCGTGAACGCCACGCGCGTCAGGTAAGGCTCAGCGGAAACGGTCATCCCGCCTTGCTCCGCCACCGACCCGCTGATAAGCTCCGCGCGGTGGCCCGTGCGTTGGCACAACTTGAGCTGACCACGTCGAGCGGCGAGTTCGGTGGCTCCTCCTCGATGGGGAGTCACGGCCGCTGCGACGCATTCCGGCCACCGGCTTGCCTCGACTCCTGAATTCGGGGCATCCGCATCACCAAAGGGGGCGATGTCACCACGGTCCGGCCAAGGGGCACCGACGCGATGGTCGAGGCTCATTGCGGAGTGGTCTGATGATCCAGACCGCGCGCGCGTGCTGTTTCTCTTGCCGATTCTCGATGTTGGGGGAGCAGAGCGCGTTGTGCTGCGCACGGCCGCGCGTCTCTCCCCGAGGTTTTCTCCCGCCGTGGTGGCGTTCAGTCGTGGGAGCGGTCGCCTGGAGGACGAGCTGAAGGCATCCGGGGTGCCGGTGGTCCACCTGAGTGGGCGACGACGATCGTACCGAACGCTGGCATCCCTCTGGTGGCTCTTGCGGCGCTCACGACCGGATGTGCTGTTTACGATGATGTTCCACTCGAATATCGCCGGGCGGATCGTGGGGAGGATGACTGGCGTTCCGGTGATCGTCAACAGTGAACGAATCGTCGGCTACGAATCGCGAGTCAGGGTGTTCCTCAATCGCTTGACGGTCGGACTGGCGGATGTGGTGACCACCAACTCGCGGGCTGGGGTCGAGTCGTGGTCGGCCGCCCTCGGGCTTCAGCCGAGCGATGTCTACCTCATTTACAACGGGATCGACACGAACGAATTGAGGCCAGAGAGGCGTCCACCTGGCCACCCTGTGGTATTCGGCAATCTGGCGAGGCTCCATGCGAAGAACGGTCAGGATACTCTGCTCCTCGCCCTGAATCAGATCATCGAGCGGGCTCCCGGCTTGGAGTGGAGATGTCGAATTGGAGGTGAGGGGCCCGAACGTCACCGGCTCGAGCAGCTGACCCGGGACCTGTCCCTGGAGCCTCGGGTGGAGTTTGTGGGATACCAGCGGCAGCCAGCACCGTTTCTGCACTCGCTGGACGTCTACGTCCAATCGTCGGCGGCCGAAGGTCTCTCGAATTCGACTCTCGAAGCGATGGCGTGTGGCCTCCCAGTCGTGGCGACGAAAGTTGGCGGCACTGCGGAGGCCGTGGTTCCCGATGAAACTGGCTTGCTGGTTGCGCCAGGCTGCCCGCGTGACTTGGCCACCGCGCTCGTTGGGCTCGCCGGCGATCCGGCCCAGAGAACGCGCTTCGGGCAAGCCGGACGCCGCCGAGTCGAGCACGTGTTCTCTCTGGACACGATGGTCGAGCAGACCGAACTGCTTCTCGATCGGCTGTTGGCGCGTCGAGGGCAATGACGTGTTGCGGCGTTTCCGCGAGCCGCCTTCCCAGACAGACTGAGCAGCACATCCCCTCGTGAACCCGCCCCACCCCGACGACCGGCGCCTCGCGACGAACTCCGCCTACGCGCTCGCCGGTCGCCTCGCCGTCATCGCGCTGGCCCTCATTCTCGCCGTCGGCCTCTTCCGCCTCCTCGGCGAAGCCCTGTACGGCGCCTGGACCCTGCTCGCCGTCATCGTCACCTCGGCCACCGTGCTCGACCTCGGCCTCGCCGGCGCCGTCGAGCGCGAGGTCGCCGCGAGCCAGGTCAGGGGCGACCCGGCACGCGCCGGGGCCGTGGTCGTTGCCGCGCTCGCCCTCGTCGCCGCGATGGTCATCGTGGCGCAGAGCGCTGTGATCCTTTGGCCCGCCCCGACTGGCGATCTCGCGGACGTCGTCTGGCCGGGCGTCCGGATCCTGCCCGTGGCCTTCGGCCTGATGCTCGCCGCGCTGGTCCTGGGCGGCGCACTCACGGGATTGCAGCGGTTTGGCGCCTGCCACGCGTGGCGGGTGGCCGGGCTGACGCTCGGCACCGCCGCCACGCTGTCGCTCGCCGCGCTCGGCGTGACGCGCCTCGACGCCCTCCTCGCCGCGTACGCCGGCGGGACGCTCGTCGCCGCGCTCGCCAGCCTGATCGCCCTCCGGCGCGTGTGGCCCGCCGTGCCGCTCCTGGTCCGCCCCGATCGCGCATCGACCTTCGACCTGCTGAATCTGGGCGGCGCCCTTCAGGCGGCCAGCCTCGGGCCCCTGGTTGCGGACTACGTCTTCCGTCTCGTGGTGGGGCGGCGTTTCGGCGCGGCCGGCATCGGCGTGTACGACCTCGCCTCGCGCGTCAGCATCTCGCTCCGCAGCCTCGTGGGCGCCCTCATGTCGGCGCTCGTGCCCCACGCGGTGTCGCTCTTCGAGTCCTCGTCTCGCGCGGCGCTGCGCGCCCTGCACCAGCGCGCCGTCGAGATCGCCGCGTTCCTGATCGTGCCCGGAACCTGCGCCCTCGTGCTCTTCGCCGACGACGTGGCGGCAGTCCTCGTGCGGGCCGACCAGGACCCGGCAGCGCTCGGCGCCGCCATCCGGGTCCTGGCCGTGGCTCATGCGGCGACGTCGCTCGTCGTGCCGGGCCTCCTGCTGGCGAGGTCCGCCCGACGCCCGTGGCCCGAGGCGGCCGGCGCCATCGGCGGGGGCGTCGTCGGCCTCGCGGCGGCCGCCGTCGTGCCGACGTCAACCCTGGCGGCCGGAGCGCTCTGGGCGGCCCACGCCGCCGGTCTCGGCCTCGCCTGGACGTATCTCACGCGCTCGCTCGAATTTCCGGCTATCTTGAATCGTCGGGTTCTCGGTGTCATGCTGAATTCGACCGTCGGGACGATTGTCGCGCTGAGCGTCGCCGACGGGATCGCCTGGAGCGCTCCGGGGCTGGAGCGAGCGCTGGCTGGCATCGCGGCGGGCGGCATTGCCTTCGCTGCGCTGGCGCCCGTGCTGGGCATCGTGCCCCCCGAGGTGGTCGAGTGGGCGCGCCGCCGATGGCCGGTCGGCGGCCGTCGCCGGTAGACCCCTCGCCGCAGGTCCGGAATCGAGGTCATGAGTTCGAGTGTCGTCCTCTTCGTGGTGCTCATCGGCCTGGCGCTTTTAGCCGTGCCGGTGGCCCGGCGGCTCACGGGCGACTACTTCCCGCCAGCGGCGCTGATCGTCAGCACGTGGTGCGCGACGCTCGGCCTGTTCTTCCTGTACATCCTGCCGTACCCGTCGATCCGGCCGGGCACCGCGGCCTTCATCGGCGCGGCCGTCGTGCTGATGGCCGCTGGCGCGTGGGTGGCCCAGCGATGGGCCGGAGCCGGCCGGCCGTCCAGGCCGCTTTCCGAGGGGTTCGCCAACGCGGCCATCGTCGCCATTGCGATCGGCGGTCTGCTCGGCACGGCGTGGTACGTGTGGGCCGTCGTCGACGCGCTCGGCTGGCGCGCGTTCGATCGGCCCGGCGATCTGCGCATCGCCCTCGGCGAATACGTCGTGCCGTCGCGCTACCTGTTCCTGCAGTTCCTGTGCGTCGTCGCGCCCATCGTGGCCATGGCCCTGCACTTCACGGGTACGCGCCTCCGCCCCGGCGTCTGGGCCGTCGTGGCCCTCGCGGCCCTCTCCACCTGGATCACGACCGACCGCACGCAGTTCTTCATCGTCGTGCTGACCACGTACTTCATGTACGTCCTCACCGCGAGCCGCCGGCTCACCTTCGTGCGACTGGCCGGCATCACGGCAGCCACCGGCGTCGGGCTGGCGGCGTACTTCCTGGCCGTCGGTCTGTGGCTTGGCAAGACGCCGAGCAACCTCGGCGCCGAAGTTCAGTTCCCGGGACGCCCCGGTGCCGAGGCCCGTGCGGGTGGCGCGCCTGACGGGCTCACCGCGGCGCCGGGGCAGGGCCCCGGGGAGGGCGGGGCCGTCGAGGCGCCCGAGGCACGGAGCGAGCCGCCTGCCTGGCTGCTGAACAACCTGCGGCGGGTGTCGACACTCTACCTGTACTCGACCGGGTCCTACTCGGCGCTCGACCGGCTCCTGTACGCCGATGGGCGGCGGACCGGCGGCGTACATGTCGTCTACCCCGTCGCCCGATTGCTCAAGCGCGCGGGGCTCATCGACCGGCCGCTGCCCTCCGACATCGCGCCGTTCATCCACCTCGGGCTCACCAGGGGCCGCGACATCGAGTTCAACGGCTACACCTTCCTCTACTATCCGATCAGCGACTTCGGACCCGCCGGCGGCCTCGTCTATGCCGCCGGCGTCGGGCTCCTCGCGGGGTTCATCTACGGCCGCTACCGGCAGACGCGCCTCTCGCCGTTCTGGCTGGTGACGATGGGGCACCTGTCGACCGCGCTCGTGCTGACGGTCTTCGTCAACAAGTTCAGCAACACCGCGGCCTGGTACATGTATCTCTGGTCGTGCGCGCCGTTTCTCGTCGCTCGGGCGGCTTCAGCCTTCGGCGTTCATGCGGTGGCGACCCGTTCCTCGCGCTGACGCCACCCGGTCTCCCATGCACGGCCTCGAGACATCAGACCCCCCGGTCCGGCCGGACTCCAGGCGCCCGCCAGCCGGGCGGGTGCGCGTCCTGGTCCTGAGCCGCTACGGTCCGCTCGGCGCCAGCAGTCGGGTGCGGATGTATCAGTTCGTCGAGAAGCTCGCGGGCCTTGGCGTCGACGCCGTGGTGCAGCCCCTGCTGCCCGACGGGTACGTCCGGGCGCGTTACGCCAACGAGGCGTTCGGGCTGTGGCCGCTCATCGCGTGCTACCTGCGCCGGGCAGCGGTGTTGCTCGAGAAGATCGAGGCCGACGTCGTGTGGCTCGAGAAGGAGGCGCTGCCGTGGGTGCCGTTCTTCATCGAGCGCGTCCTGCTGCCGTCGAGGCGCCCGCTCGTCGTCGAGTACGACGACGCGGTTTTCCATCAGTACGAGCGCCATCCGAGCGCCGTCATGAGGCGGCTGTTCGGCCGGAAGATCGATCGCGTGATGGCGGCCGCCGCGGTGGTCATCGCCGGCAACCGGTATCTCGCGGACCGGGCCACGGCCGCAGGCGCCCGCCGGGTGATGGTCGTCCCGT
This window contains:
- a CDS encoding glycosyltransferase — encoded protein: MLFLLPILDVGGAERVVLRTAARLSPRFSPAVVAFSRGSGRLEDELKASGVPVVHLSGRRRSYRTLASLWWLLRRSRPDVLFTMMFHSNIAGRIVGRMTGVPVIVNSERIVGYESRVRVFLNRLTVGLADVVTTNSRAGVESWSAALGLQPSDVYLIYNGIDTNELRPERRPPGHPVVFGNLARLHAKNGQDTLLLALNQIIERAPGLEWRCRIGGEGPERHRLEQLTRDLSLEPRVEFVGYQRQPAPFLHSLDVYVQSSAAEGLSNSTLEAMACGLPVVATKVGGTAEAVVPDETGLLVAPGCPRDLATALVGLAGDPAQRTRFGQAGRRRVEHVFSLDTMVEQTELLLDRLLARRGQ
- a CDS encoding oligosaccharide flippase family protein; this encodes MNPPHPDDRRLATNSAYALAGRLAVIALALILAVGLFRLLGEALYGAWTLLAVIVTSATVLDLGLAGAVEREVAASQVRGDPARAGAVVVAALALVAAMVIVAQSAVILWPAPTGDLADVVWPGVRILPVAFGLMLAALVLGGALTGLQRFGACHAWRVAGLTLGTAATLSLAALGVTRLDALLAAYAGGTLVAALASLIALRRVWPAVPLLVRPDRASTFDLLNLGGALQAASLGPLVADYVFRLVVGRRFGAAGIGVYDLASRVSISLRSLVGALMSALVPHAVSLFESSSRAALRALHQRAVEIAAFLIVPGTCALVLFADDVAAVLVRADQDPAALGAAIRVLAVAHAATSLVVPGLLLARSARRPWPEAAGAIGGGVVGLAAAAVVPTSTLAAGALWAAHAAGLGLAWTYLTRSLEFPAILNRRVLGVMLNSTVGTIVALSVADGIAWSAPGLERALAGIAAGGIAFAALAPVLGIVPPEVVEWARRRWPVGGRRR
- a CDS encoding oligosaccharide repeat unit polymerase: MSSSVVLFVVLIGLALLAVPVARRLTGDYFPPAALIVSTWCATLGLFFLYILPYPSIRPGTAAFIGAAVVLMAAGAWVAQRWAGAGRPSRPLSEGFANAAIVAIAIGGLLGTAWYVWAVVDALGWRAFDRPGDLRIALGEYVVPSRYLFLQFLCVVAPIVAMALHFTGTRLRPGVWAVVALAALSTWITTDRTQFFIVVLTTYFMYVLTASRRLTFVRLAGITAATGVGLAAYFLAVGLWLGKTPSNLGAEVQFPGRPGAEARAGGAPDGLTAAPGQGPGEGGAVEAPEARSEPPAWLLNNLRRVSTLYLYSTGSYSALDRLLYADGRRTGGVHVVYPVARLLKRAGLIDRPLPSDIAPFIHLGLTRGRDIEFNGYTFLYYPISDFGPAGGLVYAAGVGLLAGFIYGRYRQTRLSPFWLVTMGHLSTALVLTVFVNKFSNTAAWYMYLWSCAPFLVARAASAFGVHAVATRSSR